Genomic window (Planctomycetia bacterium):
CGCCGTGCAAGGCGACGTGACGGAGCAAGTCGCCCGCAACACCGGTTACTGGCTGTCCTGGATGTCGCTGGGCGATATCCTCGTCTTCTTCGCGGTGCTGCTGGTGGGCTTCGCTTATGTCTGGCGTCGTGGCGACCTCGACTGGGTTCGTGCCGTCAGCAAGGAGCGGGCCACCGGAACCGGACGCCCTCGCTTGGCAGAGTTGGACGAAGGGCCGGTCCTCGCCGCTTAGCGTGACGGGTCATCGTCGTGTCACTCCTATTCACCCGAGCGGTATTGCTTCATGTCCGGTCAAGCGTTTGTTGAGCGGTTGCAGAAGAAGTTTGGCGGCCTGATCGTCGGCTCGCAGTTGGAAGCGCTCGATCCCTGGATCGAAGTCGCGCCCGCGGGCATCGTGCCGGTTTGCACCTACCTGCGCGATGAGAAAGATCTCAACTTCAACTTCCTCAATTGCATTACCGTTGTCGACTACTGCGAGCCGGACGCCAAAAAGTCGGCCAAAGTCACTTGGCAGCCGCATCTCGAACTGGTTTACCACCTGTCGAGCGTACCGAATCGCCGCAGCCTCGTTGTCAAAGTGAACTTGCCGCGCTGGAAGAATGACACACCGGGTGAACTGCCCGAAATCGACTCGGTCGCCTCCGTCTGGAACACCGCCGATTGGCACGAACGCGAAGTTTACGACCTGAGCGGCGTCTTCTTCACGGGCCACCCGAATCTCCGCCGCATCCTCTGCCCCGAAGACTGGGTCGGCCACCCACTCCGCAAGGACTACGAGATGCCGCTCGAATACCACGGCATCCGCGGCCGGTAGCGCCACTGACGCACGACGTTGTCGCTTAGGACAGTCCCCTTTCGCTCCTAGGCTGTGAATCTATGGCGAAAGCGAGTTTGGGTTGATCTGCGGAAAGAGTTTTGTTGTTCTTGGGCGGTGATTTGCGTGAGA
Coding sequences:
- a CDS encoding NADH-quinone oxidoreductase subunit C translates to MSGQAFVERLQKKFGGLIVGSQLEALDPWIEVAPAGIVPVCTYLRDEKDLNFNFLNCITVVDYCEPDAKKSAKVTWQPHLELVYHLSSVPNRRSLVVKVNLPRWKNDTPGELPEIDSVASVWNTADWHEREVYDLSGVFFTGHPNLRRILCPEDWVGHPLRKDYEMPLEYHGIRGR